In a genomic window of Chryseobacterium sp. G0162:
- a CDS encoding phosphoribosyltransferase family protein, whose amino-acid sequence MNTRYSLHHIHSADEFTFSPAEYSYFKYGDKSYAEKFAKELFDGFISENKHLLNTDKEIVVLPSPYMAIPTASNFLCFYFKKHLDYYLFQKEKKSSILSKINRNHTYITDYGNLNFEDRKNLIANDTYYIDKDFLRGKLCIFIDDIKITGSHEYTVNRILNEYEVEADFMFLYYAELMNFDLDPKIENFFNYYAVKNVKHVAEVMNKSSFQFNTRIVKYILGLDSSNFDYLTSKVKKEQMDLLVELAISNNYHLIKEYKNNINTLTQTELYYGY is encoded by the coding sequence ATGAACACAAGATACAGCTTACACCACATTCATTCAGCGGATGAGTTCACTTTCTCACCCGCAGAATACAGCTATTTCAAGTATGGCGATAAGTCGTATGCTGAAAAATTTGCAAAAGAATTATTCGACGGATTTATTTCCGAAAATAAACACCTTTTAAATACAGATAAAGAAATTGTAGTGCTTCCAAGTCCTTATATGGCCATTCCTACAGCTTCCAATTTTTTATGCTTTTACTTTAAAAAACATTTGGACTATTATCTGTTTCAAAAGGAAAAAAAATCAAGTATTTTATCTAAAATCAACAGAAATCATACGTATATTACAGATTATGGGAACCTTAATTTCGAGGATCGTAAAAATCTGATAGCCAATGATACTTATTACATTGATAAAGATTTTTTAAGAGGAAAACTTTGTATTTTTATAGACGATATAAAAATTACAGGAAGTCACGAATATACTGTGAACAGAATCCTGAATGAATATGAGGTGGAGGCAGATTTCATGTTCCTGTATTATGCTGAACTAATGAATTTTGATCTCGATCCTAAAATTGAGAACTTTTTTAATTATTATGCAGTGAAAAATGTAAAACATGTTGCAGAAGTGATGAACAAGTCCAGTTTTCAGTTCAATACAAGGATTGTAAAATATATTTTAGGGTTAGATTCAAGTAATTTTGACTATCTTACGTCTAAAGTAAAAAAAGAGCAGATGGATCTCCTGGTAGAACTTGCTATCAGTAACAATTATCATTTAATAAAAGAATATAAAAATAACATCAATACTTTAACACAAACGGAATTATATTATGGCTATTAA
- a CDS encoding HAD family hydrolase has translation MKTDIDIHNHCHFSFDLWLTLIKSHPEFKTKRVELFSSFFNLDEPIEVVARTVKYYDDLCNNINEVTGGNIDTFEIYLMILGALNNVDIKLFDKEKLNEFYQKSEELFLEYKPVVIFENIHGFFDEIKNQGKTINILSNTGFIKGKTMRKFLIHENLDQYIDFHIYSDEINCSKPNPLIFQEVKNKIKNQDLPLSQILHIGDNPVADYKGAIDFGFSAHLLKH, from the coding sequence TTGAAAACAGATATCGACATTCATAACCACTGTCATTTTTCCTTTGACCTGTGGCTCACCCTAATCAAATCTCATCCTGAATTTAAAACAAAAAGAGTTGAGTTGTTCTCCTCATTTTTTAATCTGGATGAACCGATTGAAGTGGTTGCAAGAACTGTAAAATATTACGATGATCTTTGCAATAACATTAATGAGGTTACAGGGGGGAATATAGACACTTTTGAGATCTATCTGATGATTTTGGGAGCTTTAAATAATGTAGATATAAAGCTTTTTGATAAGGAAAAGCTTAATGAGTTTTATCAAAAAAGTGAAGAATTGTTTTTAGAATATAAACCTGTTGTCATTTTTGAAAATATTCATGGTTTTTTTGATGAAATTAAAAATCAGGGAAAAACCATCAATATTCTGAGTAATACAGGATTTATCAAAGGAAAAACAATGAGAAAGTTTCTGATTCATGAAAATCTGGATCAGTATATTGATTTTCATATTTATTCTGATGAAATCAACTGTTCTAAACCGAACCCGCTTATTTTTCAGGAAGTAAAGAATAAGATTAAAAATCAGGATCTTCCATTAAGCCAGATTCTGCATATCGGAGACAATCCTGTTGCCGACTATAAAGGAGCAATTGACTTCGGGTTCAGCGCACATTTACTAAAACACTAA
- a CDS encoding SulP family inorganic anion transporter gives MKNTISLFDFSKKINYKNELLAGFTVAMTMIPESLSFAILAGLSPLTGLYAACLMGIVTAVLGGRPGMVSGGAGATIVVLIALIKSHGIEYLFATVALAGILQMLVGIFKLGKFVRLIPQPVMYGFLNGLAIIIFMAQIEQFKITDTNGVVNWLQGTPLYIMGGLTALTIAVVYFFPKITKAVPASLVAIIVVFAIVLGFNIPTKTVADIAHISGSLPGFHIPQIPFSLETLQIIFPYALIMAGVGLIESLLTLSMVDEITNSKGNANKESVAQGLANITNGFFGGMGGCAMVAQTLVNLNAGSRARLSGIIASIMILLIILFGAPIIEKIPMAALVGVMMMVAISTFQWVSIRIVNKMPKSDILVGITVAFITVVLHNLALAVLVGVIIAALVFAWDNAKRIRARKYTDENGIRHYEIFGPLFFGSVTAFADKFDPMNDPDEVVVDFKESRIVDMSAIDAVDKLSKRYKQQGKTVFLRHLSEDCRKMLKNAEAVVEVNIQEDPTYKVMPEK, from the coding sequence ATGAAGAATACTATCAGTTTATTCGATTTTTCGAAAAAAATAAATTATAAAAATGAATTGCTGGCTGGCTTTACCGTAGCCATGACCATGATTCCTGAATCACTTTCATTTGCTATTCTGGCAGGACTTTCACCACTTACAGGATTGTATGCGGCATGTCTTATGGGAATCGTAACAGCTGTTTTGGGAGGCCGTCCGGGAATGGTTTCAGGAGGAGCAGGAGCCACGATTGTTGTTTTAATTGCCCTCATAAAATCCCATGGAATAGAATATCTTTTTGCTACTGTAGCTCTTGCCGGAATTCTTCAGATGCTTGTCGGAATCTTTAAACTGGGAAAATTTGTCAGGCTTATTCCACAGCCCGTTATGTATGGATTTCTGAACGGGTTGGCCATTATTATTTTTATGGCCCAGATTGAACAGTTTAAAATTACAGATACCAATGGAGTGGTAAACTGGCTTCAGGGAACACCTTTATACATCATGGGAGGTTTAACGGCACTCACCATTGCCGTTGTCTATTTCTTTCCTAAGATTACAAAAGCTGTTCCTGCATCGTTGGTAGCCATTATTGTTGTATTTGCTATAGTTCTTGGATTTAATATCCCAACGAAAACAGTAGCAGATATTGCCCATATCAGCGGAAGTCTTCCAGGTTTCCATATTCCACAAATTCCATTTTCTTTGGAAACGTTACAGATCATTTTTCCTTATGCATTAATTATGGCTGGGGTTGGGCTTATTGAATCATTGCTGACTTTATCTATGGTGGATGAGATTACCAATTCCAAGGGAAATGCCAATAAAGAATCGGTAGCGCAGGGATTAGCTAATATTACCAACGGATTTTTCGGTGGAATGGGAGGCTGTGCTATGGTTGCCCAGACATTAGTGAATCTTAATGCAGGATCCAGAGCACGACTGTCAGGAATTATTGCTTCCATCATGATCTTATTGATTATTCTATTTGGAGCACCTATCATTGAAAAAATTCCAATGGCAGCGTTAGTAGGTGTAATGATGATGGTGGCTATCAGTACTTTTCAATGGGTTTCTATCCGGATTGTAAATAAAATGCCGAAGTCAGATATATTGGTAGGAATTACAGTGGCTTTCATTACTGTAGTATTGCATAATCTTGCATTGGCGGTTTTAGTAGGAGTGATTATTGCGGCTTTAGTATTTGCCTGGGACAATGCCAAAAGAATCCGTGCAAGAAAATATACCGACGAGAATGGGATCAGGCATTATGAAATATTTGGTCCGTTGTTTTTCGGTTCAGTGACTGCATTTGCCGATAAGTTTGATCCGATGAATGATCCCGATGAAGTGGTAGTAGACTTTAAAGAAAGCCGTATTGTAGATATGAGTGCAATAGATGCTGTAGATAAATTGTCAAAACGCTACAAACAACAAGGGAAAACAGTATTCCTTCGCCATCTTAGTGAAGATTGCCGCAAAATGCTGAAAAATGCTGAAGCTGTAGTAGAAGTTAATATTCAGGAAGATCCGACTTATAAGGTAATGCCGGAAAAATAA
- a CDS encoding transposase: MLYKEIHIGKFIKERVDENEITMERICKFLDRDEDAIEGMYNSKSIDADLLLRWSKLLEYDFFRLYSSHLILYAPPAAANKNQQKSDKIPYFRKNIYTQEIKEFIMKRILSGDMTQSEVIKEYSIPKSTLHRWLQKSDING, from the coding sequence ATGTTATATAAAGAGATCCATATTGGAAAGTTTATTAAAGAGAGGGTTGATGAAAATGAAATAACAATGGAGAGGATATGTAAATTCCTGGACAGAGATGAAGATGCTATAGAAGGGATGTACAATAGCAAATCAATAGACGCGGATCTTCTCCTAAGATGGAGCAAATTATTGGAATATGATTTTTTCAGACTGTACAGTTCGCACTTAATTTTATACGCTCCTCCGGCAGCTGCCAATAAAAATCAACAAAAATCTGACAAGATTCCTTATTTCAGAAAAAATATTTATACTCAGGAAATTAAGGAATTCATTATGAAAAGAATTCTTTCAGGAGATATGACCCAGAGTGAGGTGATTAAGGAGTATTCTATTCCAAAAAGTACACTTCACAGATGGCTTCAGAAAAGTGATATTAATGGATAA
- a CDS encoding helix-turn-helix domain-containing protein, translated as MLKMEYPEKLKDPKIKELLGKLDTSEDVLKFNDRLFKPSRESQKNNQKLKTYDKKTMLKLLEYQKKHGHSTSYMSKKYKISRTTLSKWKLMFEEELNHAMKKADK; from the coding sequence ATGCTTAAGATGGAATATCCTGAAAAGCTAAAGGATCCCAAAATAAAAGAGCTTCTCGGAAAACTGGACACGAGTGAAGATGTATTGAAATTCAATGACAGGCTTTTCAAGCCTTCCAGGGAAAGCCAGAAAAACAATCAGAAACTTAAGACTTATGACAAAAAAACAATGCTTAAACTTCTTGAATATCAAAAGAAGCATGGGCATTCTACCAGTTATATGTCTAAAAAATATAAGATCAGCAGAACGACTCTCTCAAAATGGAAACTGATGTTTGAAGAAGAGCTGAATCATGCCATGAAAAAAGCCGATAAATAA